The Triticum aestivum cultivar Chinese Spring chromosome 3A, IWGSC CS RefSeq v2.1, whole genome shotgun sequence genome includes a region encoding these proteins:
- the LOC123058507 gene encoding uncharacterized protein, producing MIKSNPSPGYLSIYLRTLLLQSIITKSVQASVIRPFPSSPRSSSCFSALPVVGCPCKKMQEASSSSLPALSSAYQPLPSLYLGFLAIWAASGISWAFSSWRNRHFQANNLQWILALVPLIKALQMALSFLFWYSCVHLHTCSLWMSFGVYVTGILFQTASFVSFMLISHGYCIMYERLSIRERRTTAGLGCLLYLSLIGYKAAVPYFTGFLLMNYFASFYIIFRRTSQCLLVLREQLNFVEEEDIHSLHGTLNTKYTMFKRFQGTMQVAAVAFIMVYMRADDTPDNYWFRVLVREWVQFCIFMYIGWNFRIPEASLHLPVMPLMKSNWEITMPPIYSVEMDAADFRGLVSDQWHVGVRTSHADACYSSQPLLVLVQNPSPKVSRAAVASGFS from the exons ATGATAAAATCAAATCCAAGCCCTGgctatttatctatctatctacgCACACTGCTGCTCCAATCCATCATCACTAAATCTGTTCAAGCCTCTGTGATTCGTCCCTTCCCATCTTCGCCAAGATCTTCTTCGTGTTTCTCTGCATTGCCAGTGGTCGGTTGCCCGTGCAAGAAGATGCAGGAGGCCTCGTCGTCTTCTCTCCCGGCGCTGAGCAGCGCCTACCAGCCTCTCCCGTCGCTCTACCTCGGCTTCTTGGCGATATGGGCGGCGTCGGGGATCTCCTGGGCCTTCAGCTCATGGAGGAATCGGCACTTCCAG GCGAATAACCTTCAATGGATCCTGGCCTTGGTTCCCCTGATCAAAGCTTTGCAAATGGCACTCTCGTTTCTGTTCTG GTACTCGTGCGTACACCTTCACACATGCTCGCTGTGGATGTCGTTCGGCGTGTACGTGACGGGGATCCTCTTCCAGACGGCCTCCTTCGTCTCCTTCATGCTCATCTCCCACGGTTACTGCATCATGTACGAGCGCCTCTCCATCAGGGAGAGACGCACGACTGCGGGGCTCGGATGCCTCCTCTACCTTAGCCTCATAGGCTATAAAGCCGCAGTCCCTTATTTCACC GGTTTTCTTCTGATGAACTACTTCGCGTCATTCTACATCATATTCCGCCGCACGTCGCAGTGCCTGCTGGTTCTGCGTGAGCAGCTTAATTTCGTGGAGGAGGAAGACATCCATTCACTGCATGGGACACTCAACACCAAGTACACAATGTTCAA GAGATTTCAGGGTACAATGCAGGTGGCAGCAGTGGCATTCATCATG GTGTACATGAGGGCTGATGATACGCCGGATAACTACTGGTTCCGCGTGTTGGTACGCGAATGGGTGCAGTTCTGCATCTTCATGTACATTGG GTGGAACTTCAGGATCCCTGAAGCATCACTCCACCTGCCGGTCATGCCCCTGATGAAGTCAAACTGGGAGATTACCATGCCACCCATTTACAGCGTG GAAATGGACGCAGCCGATTTCAGAGGACTCGTCTCGGACCAATGGCATGTTGGAGTG AGGACTTCTCATGCCGACGCATGCTACTCTTCACAGCCGTTGCTGGTGCTAGTTCAGAATCCTAGCCCGAAGGTCTCCCGTGCCGCCGTAGCTTCAGGTTTCAGTTGA